In one Gammaproteobacteria bacterium genomic region, the following are encoded:
- the rhlB gene encoding ATP-dependent RNA helicase RhlB has protein sequence MAAMDIPKALLQSTADLGFTQCTPIQGETLPIALAGQDVAGQAQTGTGKTAAFLIALYAYLLNHPLEKKITNQPRAIVLAPTRELAIQIHNDAVQLGKYTDFKLGLVYGGTGYGSQKQVLESGVDILIGTPGRIIDYFKQKLINLKSIQVMVLDEADRMFDLGFIKDVRYLLRRMPKPDLRLNLLFSATLSTRVSELAYEHMNNPQHVVIESEQVTAKNISESVFFPAMEEKISLLLGLLSTQDFTRTMIFTNTKRAAERVYAYLQGNGCKSAVLSGDVPQKKRQRFLQEFSNGEIPILIATDVAARGLHIPEISHVINYDLPQDSEDYVHRIGRTARAGATGHAISFACEEYSFSLADIEEYIGHKIPVQALDQALLVQPSAPVFPPRKPRQDKRGRAPGNNQRRGNRSDSKPKSKPRPKSGKPDSSKPKPQ, from the coding sequence ATGGCGGCTATGGATATTCCCAAGGCTTTGTTGCAGAGCACAGCAGACTTGGGATTCACCCAATGTACGCCGATTCAAGGCGAAACTCTGCCCATCGCACTGGCAGGACAGGATGTGGCCGGGCAGGCGCAAACCGGCACAGGGAAAACGGCAGCATTTCTGATAGCACTATATGCTTATCTTTTGAACCATCCCCTCGAGAAAAAAATCACAAATCAACCAAGGGCGATTGTGTTGGCTCCCACGCGAGAGTTGGCCATACAAATTCATAATGACGCTGTTCAATTAGGTAAATACACCGACTTTAAGTTAGGTTTGGTGTATGGAGGCACCGGTTACGGTTCGCAGAAACAAGTGCTGGAAAGCGGTGTCGACATTCTCATTGGGACGCCGGGACGGATTATTGATTATTTTAAGCAAAAGTTGATCAACCTTAAATCGATTCAGGTGATGGTGCTGGACGAAGCGGATCGCATGTTTGATCTGGGGTTTATAAAGGATGTGCGTTATTTGTTGCGGCGCATGCCTAAACCCGACCTGCGCCTGAATCTTTTATTTTCCGCCACTCTGTCCACACGCGTTTCGGAATTGGCCTATGAGCACATGAATAATCCGCAACATGTGGTGATTGAATCGGAGCAAGTGACAGCCAAGAATATCTCCGAGTCAGTGTTTTTTCCGGCTATGGAAGAGAAAATCAGCTTGTTACTGGGGTTGTTGTCCACACAGGATTTTACCCGGACCATGATTTTCACCAACACCAAACGGGCCGCCGAAAGGGTGTACGCTTATTTGCAGGGCAACGGGTGTAAATCGGCTGTTTTATCCGGCGATGTACCTCAGAAAAAACGGCAGCGTTTTTTACAGGAATTCTCTAACGGTGAAATCCCAATTCTGATTGCGACTGATGTCGCGGCGCGTGGGTTGCATATTCCCGAGATCAGTCACGTGATCAACTATGATTTGCCCCAGGACAGTGAAGATTATGTGCACCGAATTGGGCGCACAGCCAGGGCGGGTGCTACGGGGCATGCCATAAGCTTTGCTTGCGAGGAGTACTCCTTTTCTCTCGCGGATATTGAAGAATACATTGGTCATAAAATCCCGGTACAGGCCTTGGACCAGGCGTTGTTGGTCCAGCCCAGTGCTCCGGTATTTCCCCCTCGTAAACCGCGTCAGGATAAAAGAGGAAGAGCGCCTGGGAACAACCAACGCCGAGGAAATCGCTCGGACTCTAAGCCAAAATCCAAGCCCAGGCCTAAGTCCGGCAAGCCGGACAGTAGTAAACCCAAGCCTCAATAA
- a CDS encoding ATP-binding protein gives MDSQAIEAKTLFQQSTEVSIDNLINFHLQTSQILTTPVWKPLRYLNFYRIFLAALFAIPIYFEKDLPILGSHNIMLFLLVSHSYLLISMFSGFAIHWKKPNYKTLAYGLSFLDITVLTLLMHASGGIQSGLGLLIVVAVAGGSLLTEGRTARLFAAMGAIAILTEQVYSQFEDILPTNYTHAGTLGITLFAMATLAHVLSRRIHETEAIAAQRGIDLANMAQVNEFVIKRLQSGILVVDPQENIRLINDAAIQMLGLKIHQASGELKFASKEISQLLHSWKKNKTPTDKIVRSHKVDILPNFTRLGTDNNSGTLIFLEDSTRMSHQAQQMKLASLGRLTAGIAHEIRNPLGAISHAEQLLAESNNLDQAEKRLTQIIHTHTSRVNAIIENVLQLSRRGNRVAEDMVLKHWLDKFLLEFRQSENIPEHEIGVIFNHNPTVNIDPSQMHQVLWNILQNSWRYSAQHIGSPKLEIFGGVVDGHPYLDIVDHGPGIDPETAQSIFEPFFTTDAKGSGLGLYIARELCEINKARLSYLPMRTGGSCFRIEFSN, from the coding sequence ATGGATAGCCAAGCGATTGAAGCAAAAACTCTTTTCCAACAAAGCACCGAAGTGAGCATCGATAATCTAATCAATTTCCACTTACAAACCAGCCAGATCCTAACCACTCCGGTTTGGAAACCTTTGCGCTATCTGAACTTCTACCGAATTTTCTTAGCGGCGCTATTTGCCATTCCCATATATTTCGAAAAAGACCTGCCTATATTGGGTTCGCACAATATTATGTTGTTTTTGTTGGTGAGCCACAGTTACCTTCTTATCAGCATGTTCAGCGGTTTCGCTATCCACTGGAAGAAACCCAACTATAAAACCCTGGCCTACGGTCTGTCGTTTCTGGATATCACGGTTTTAACCTTGCTCATGCACGCCAGCGGCGGAATTCAATCGGGACTGGGGCTACTAATAGTCGTAGCCGTTGCCGGCGGCAGCTTGCTCACCGAAGGACGAACGGCACGATTGTTCGCTGCCATGGGAGCCATCGCCATTCTCACCGAACAGGTGTATTCTCAGTTTGAAGATATTCTGCCCACCAATTACACCCACGCCGGTACCCTCGGCATCACCCTGTTCGCCATGGCAACGCTGGCTCATGTATTGTCCCGAAGAATACATGAAACCGAAGCCATTGCGGCACAACGTGGCATTGATCTGGCCAATATGGCTCAGGTCAATGAATTCGTCATAAAGCGGTTACAGTCGGGAATCCTGGTGGTAGACCCTCAGGAAAATATTCGTCTCATCAATGATGCTGCGATACAAATGTTGGGCTTGAAAATACACCAGGCTAGTGGGGAGCTAAAATTCGCGTCCAAGGAAATCTCCCAACTTTTGCATTCGTGGAAAAAAAACAAAACTCCTACCGACAAAATTGTCAGATCCCATAAGGTGGATATCTTACCCAATTTTACCCGCCTGGGTACCGACAATAACTCCGGCACCTTGATTTTCCTGGAAGACAGCACGCGGATGTCGCACCAGGCTCAACAAATGAAACTGGCTTCTTTGGGACGTTTAACCGCAGGAATCGCCCATGAAATTCGCAATCCTCTGGGCGCCATCAGTCATGCGGAACAATTACTGGCCGAATCCAATAATTTGGATCAAGCGGAAAAGCGTCTGACTCAGATCATCCACACCCATACCAGTCGTGTAAATGCCATAATAGAAAATGTTTTGCAACTGAGTCGGCGCGGTAACCGTGTCGCCGAAGATATGGTATTGAAACATTGGCTGGACAAGTTCCTGTTGGAATTTCGACAAAGCGAAAATATTCCGGAACACGAAATTGGCGTAATCTTTAATCACAACCCCACGGTTAACATTGACCCTTCACAAATGCATCAAGTGCTGTGGAATATCCTGCAAAACAGCTGGCGCTACAGCGCCCAACACATCGGCAGCCCCAAATTGGAAATCTTTGGTGGTGTCGTGGATGGACATCCTTACCTGGACATTGTGGACCACGGACCGGGCATTGACCCCGAAACCGCGCAAAGCATTTTCGAACCCTTTTTTACTACGGACGCCAAAGGCTCCGGGCTGGGCCTGTATATTGCAAGAGAGCTATGCGAAATCAACAAAGCCCGCTTAAGTTATTTACCCATGCGTACAGGCGGTAGTTGTTTTCGCATTGAATTCAGCAACTAA
- the nadA gene encoding quinolinate synthase NadA, protein MEYVSGDDSLAEAKKAELQTRIITLLKEKDAVLVAHYYTSPELQTLADASGGFVSDSLEMARFGTQHPAKTLVVAGVRFMGETAKILNPEKRILMPDLDAECSLDLGCPDKEFIEFCDANPGRTVVVYANTSAKVKARADWVVTSSIAVDVVRHLHRQGEKVLWAPDKHLGSYVQQQTGADMLIWDGSCVVHDAFRSTAIKDLIKANPDAGVLVHPESPADVTALADVVGSTTGMIDAAVRLPNKTFIVATDRALIHKMKQAAPDKTFLEVPTAGVGATCISCAHCPWMALNSLEKLAQVLETGKNEIHVAETVRVQAVRSLERMVNFRNTLLAQAVNN, encoded by the coding sequence ATGGAATACGTATCCGGTGATGACAGCCTTGCCGAGGCTAAAAAAGCGGAGCTTCAAACGCGGATAATCACGCTATTAAAAGAAAAGGATGCCGTTCTGGTTGCCCATTATTACACCTCGCCGGAGCTGCAAACCCTGGCGGACGCCAGTGGTGGTTTTGTTTCCGACTCTCTGGAGATGGCTCGCTTTGGCACCCAACACCCAGCGAAAACCCTGGTGGTAGCCGGGGTACGTTTCATGGGAGAAACCGCGAAAATCTTAAACCCGGAAAAACGCATACTGATGCCTGATCTGGATGCTGAATGCTCCCTGGATTTGGGGTGTCCCGACAAGGAGTTCATCGAATTTTGCGATGCCAACCCAGGCCGTACGGTAGTGGTGTACGCCAATACCAGCGCCAAAGTCAAAGCTCGCGCTGACTGGGTAGTCACCTCCAGTATCGCGGTGGACGTGGTAAGACACTTACACCGGCAGGGTGAAAAAGTTCTTTGGGCACCGGATAAACATTTGGGCTCCTATGTACAGCAACAAACAGGAGCGGATATGTTGATTTGGGACGGCTCCTGCGTAGTCCATGACGCGTTTAGATCAACTGCTATAAAAGACCTTATTAAAGCCAACCCAGACGCCGGGGTCCTGGTTCACCCGGAATCACCGGCAGATGTCACCGCCTTGGCGGATGTGGTGGGCTCTACCACCGGTATGATTGACGCCGCCGTGCGCCTGCCCAACAAAACCTTTATAGTTGCGACAGACCGCGCCTTAATTCATAAAATGAAACAAGCGGCACCGGACAAAACCTTCTTGGAAGTGCCCACCGCCGGAGTCGGGGCAACCTGCATCAGTTGCGCCCACTGCCCCTGGATGGCCTTAAACTCCCTGGAGAAACTGGCACAGGTCCTGGAAACCGGTAAAAACGAAATCCATGTGGCTGAAACCGTGCGAGTACAAGCCGTAAGATCACTGGAACGCATGGTGAACTTTAGAAATACCTTGTTGGCGCAAGCTGTTAACAACTAG
- a CDS encoding EAL domain-containing protein, which yields MVASRTLASPQVDILTWCSMYVREIVKRCSLPGLVRDSIEHGKLYLIYQPQFNVKEGKVDAVEALLRWEEPSFGDIPPEEFIPLFEETGLLNEVSGWVFSEVCKQLVVWKMRDVVFPKVSINVSQSQLRQPEFLETVKTIFQRYISDREFKELMNSTRIEFEVHGSDFFSDVTAMAALQELKQMGFGIALDDCSMELKFLADCPEGLIDTVKLEMSCTRNAQASKVGAAVFESFLFLANKLGVEVVAKGVEHMNQLYYLRELGCTGAQGNFVSRPLPEHAFLSWLLQMPACNAVQKEMPRMVLVNG from the coding sequence ATGGTTGCCAGCCGGACCTTAGCTTCCCCCCAGGTGGATATCCTTACGTGGTGTTCCATGTATGTTCGGGAGATTGTGAAGCGTTGCTCCCTGCCAGGATTGGTGCGGGACAGTATAGAGCATGGAAAACTCTATTTGATTTACCAACCGCAGTTTAATGTAAAAGAGGGAAAGGTTGACGCAGTTGAAGCGTTGTTGCGGTGGGAGGAGCCTAGTTTTGGTGATATTCCTCCGGAAGAGTTTATCCCCTTATTTGAAGAGACAGGGTTGTTGAACGAAGTCAGTGGTTGGGTTTTCAGTGAAGTTTGTAAGCAACTGGTGGTTTGGAAAATGAGAGATGTTGTTTTTCCAAAGGTCAGTATCAATGTTTCCCAGTCTCAATTACGACAACCGGAGTTTTTGGAAACGGTTAAAACGATATTTCAAAGATACATCAGTGATCGCGAATTTAAAGAGCTGATGAACTCCACAAGAATAGAATTTGAAGTCCACGGTAGTGACTTTTTCAGCGATGTTACTGCTATGGCCGCATTGCAAGAGTTGAAGCAAATGGGATTCGGTATTGCGCTGGATGACTGCAGTATGGAATTGAAGTTTTTAGCAGATTGTCCGGAAGGCCTGATTGACACGGTCAAGCTGGAAATGTCCTGCACTCGCAATGCGCAAGCCAGTAAAGTAGGTGCCGCGGTATTTGAGTCCTTTTTATTCTTGGCGAATAAATTAGGTGTTGAAGTGGTAGCCAAGGGAGTGGAGCACATGAATCAGCTGTATTACTTGCGCGAACTGGGTTGCACCGGCGCGCAGGGAAACTTTGTTAGCCGGCCCTTACCGGAACATGCATTTCTATCCTGGTTGCTGCAAATGCCGGCGTGCAATGCCGTGCAAAAGGAAATGCCAAGAATGGTGCTGGTGAACGGTTAA
- a CDS encoding NUDIX hydrolase produces MPYSYQYPHPAVTTDIVVFTIRESQLKLLLIKRKTTPFKGKWALPGGFVAIDEDIAECAKRELAEETGVSGVYLEQLYTFGKPKRDPRERVISIAYFALIPSDRIELKAATDAEAAEWFALQEIPDLAFDHKDIVRKAKKRLVAKLDYSTIAFQFMPPSFTLSELQKVYEIILQEDLDKRNFRKWVLAMENIEETGEERRDGAHRPARLYRIKNPEIVEFIK; encoded by the coding sequence ATGCCATACAGTTATCAGTACCCTCATCCTGCCGTAACAACGGACATTGTTGTATTCACCATTCGTGAATCCCAACTGAAATTGTTGTTGATAAAGCGCAAAACCACTCCCTTTAAAGGCAAATGGGCACTACCCGGCGGTTTTGTCGCTATCGACGAGGATATTGCCGAGTGCGCAAAGCGGGAGTTAGCCGAAGAAACCGGTGTCAGCGGCGTATATCTGGAGCAACTGTATACCTTTGGTAAACCCAAACGCGATCCCCGAGAACGAGTTATCAGCATCGCTTATTTCGCCCTGATACCATCGGATCGCATTGAGCTCAAGGCGGCCACGGACGCAGAAGCGGCCGAGTGGTTTGCACTGCAAGAGATCCCGGATTTGGCCTTCGACCACAAAGATATTGTGCGAAAAGCAAAAAAACGTCTGGTAGCCAAGCTGGACTATTCCACCATCGCCTTTCAGTTCATGCCCCCCAGTTTCACCCTTAGTGAACTGCAAAAAGTGTATGAAATCATACTGCAGGAAGACCTGGATAAAAGAAATTTTCGTAAATGGGTTTTGGCCATGGAAAATATCGAGGAAACGGGCGAAGAACGCCGCGATGGGGCCCATCGACCGGCACGATTGTATCGCATCAAGAACCCGGAAATTGTAGAATTCATCAAGTAG
- a CDS encoding NAD(+)/NADH kinase, with protein sequence MLCFLHDNSSNPTNTRKYTDHLNLVEDVQNAEVIMVVGGDGSMLQAISLYQHLNIPFMGIHAGTRGYLMNNFENAEQFKQSLDKVTYEELWILEAIAESANRQTTIYGFNDIWISRSSGQTLRLQVTIDDVLQPSMIIGDGILFCTPQGSTGYNLALRGKAISPGVPVLQVTPISCMVNKAPLGSVILSETSIVSVSLGQLEKRPAAVYHDGRLVEMGPVEKITVKKSDRTVKLGFIERYSFKNKVPSWQFLT encoded by the coding sequence ATGCTTTGTTTTTTGCACGACAACAGCAGCAACCCCACCAACACACGAAAATACACCGACCATTTAAACTTGGTAGAAGATGTTCAAAACGCGGAAGTCATCATGGTGGTTGGGGGTGATGGCTCCATGTTACAAGCCATTAGTTTGTACCAGCATTTAAATATTCCCTTTATGGGTATCCACGCGGGCACTCGCGGTTACCTGATGAACAATTTTGAAAACGCAGAACAGTTTAAACAGAGCCTGGACAAGGTCACCTATGAAGAGCTGTGGATTTTGGAAGCCATCGCAGAATCTGCAAACCGACAAACCACTATCTACGGCTTTAATGATATCTGGATATCACGCAGCAGCGGTCAAACCCTGCGTCTGCAAGTGACTATAGACGATGTACTACAACCCAGTATGATTATTGGTGACGGTATACTGTTTTGCACCCCGCAAGGGTCCACCGGCTACAATCTGGCTCTGCGCGGCAAAGCTATCTCACCGGGAGTTCCTGTGCTGCAGGTGACACCTATTTCCTGCATGGTCAACAAAGCCCCGCTGGGTTCGGTGATTCTGTCTGAAACGTCGATAGTCAGTGTCTCCTTGGGTCAACTGGAAAAACGACCGGCTGCGGTTTACCACGACGGTAGATTGGTGGAAATGGGACCCGTGGAAAAAATCACCGTCAAAAAAAGCGACCGTACAGTTAAACTGGGCTTCATTGAACGTTATTCATTTAAGAACAAAGTACCTTCCTGGCAATTTCTAACCTAA
- a CDS encoding sigma-54 dependent transcriptional regulator codes for MNHQALIIDDEPDIRELLELTLGRMDVGSHSAANVAQAKSLLEAYPFDMCLTDMKLPDGNGLEIVQHIQKAYPHIPVAVITAHGNMEMAIQALKAGAFDFVSKPVDLQILRKLVNTALKVSHDYPSTDRRSRDTLLGESEAMRQTRATITKVARSQAPIYISGESGTGKEMVARLIHKQGPRRDAPFVPVNCGAIPTELMESEFFGHKKGSFTGASVDKEGLFQAADGGTLFLDEVADLPITMQVKLLRAIQEKSIRPIGATQEVAIDVRLLSATHKPLTELVAKGQFRQDLFYRINVIEVAVPPLRGRQEDIALLTRYTLERLQEEWRLEQTPQLESPALQALQNYSFPGNVRELENILERAVTLCEQGLIKTQDLRLPGENTETSVKQNLHVIQTQAPIKSDSADSLEPYSLEHKLEEIEKASILAALEKTKYNKTAAAKQLGMSFRSFRYRLKKLGLE; via the coding sequence ATGAACCATCAGGCACTGATAATAGATGATGAACCCGATATTCGGGAACTACTGGAACTGACGCTGGGCCGTATGGATGTAGGTAGTCACAGCGCGGCCAATGTTGCCCAGGCCAAAAGTCTGCTCGAAGCCTATCCCTTTGATATGTGCTTGACGGATATGAAACTTCCAGACGGTAATGGTTTGGAAATTGTGCAACACATTCAAAAAGCCTACCCTCACATACCGGTTGCGGTAATTACGGCCCATGGAAACATGGAAATGGCGATCCAAGCGCTTAAAGCGGGCGCCTTTGATTTTGTTTCCAAACCCGTGGATTTGCAGATTCTGCGCAAACTGGTTAATACCGCATTAAAAGTCTCACACGATTACCCCTCTACGGATCGGCGCTCCCGCGACACTCTACTTGGAGAATCGGAAGCCATGCGCCAGACCCGTGCCACCATCACCAAGGTGGCACGTAGCCAAGCCCCCATCTATATCAGTGGCGAATCGGGAACCGGAAAAGAAATGGTGGCACGACTCATACACAAACAGGGACCGCGTCGTGATGCCCCTTTTGTACCGGTAAACTGTGGTGCCATTCCCACAGAACTGATGGAAAGCGAGTTTTTCGGTCACAAAAAAGGAAGTTTTACCGGCGCCTCCGTGGATAAAGAAGGCTTGTTCCAAGCTGCTGACGGAGGAACCCTGTTTCTGGATGAAGTCGCCGATCTGCCAATAACCATGCAAGTAAAACTTTTGCGTGCCATACAAGAAAAATCCATACGCCCTATCGGCGCCACCCAGGAAGTGGCAATCGACGTGCGCCTGCTCAGCGCCACACACAAACCGCTGACCGAACTGGTAGCGAAAGGCCAGTTTCGCCAAGACCTTTTTTACCGAATCAACGTCATTGAAGTAGCAGTCCCTCCGTTGCGCGGACGCCAAGAAGATATCGCTCTACTGACACGCTACACGCTGGAAAGGTTACAAGAGGAATGGCGACTGGAACAAACTCCGCAGTTGGAATCTCCAGCGCTCCAAGCACTGCAAAACTACTCATTCCCCGGCAATGTTCGAGAACTGGAAAACATTTTGGAGCGGGCTGTTACACTTTGCGAACAGGGACTAATAAAAACTCAGGACCTGCGGTTACCTGGTGAAAACACAGAGACTTCTGTGAAACAAAATCTCCACGTCATACAAACCCAAGCCCCAATCAAATCGGATAGCGCAGACAGCTTAGAGCCTTACTCACTGGAACACAAACTGGAAGAAATTGAAAAAGCGTCTATATTAGCCGCGCTGGAGAAAACCAAATACAACAAAACCGCAGCTGCAAAGCAACTAGGCATGAGCTTTCGATCATTTCGATATCGCCTGAAAAAACTGGGATTGGAATAG
- a CDS encoding glycosyltransferase family 2 protein, which yields MINDKKVVVVMPAYNAALTLERTYKELPRDVVDEVILVDDCSRDNTAEIAHRIGIRHIIIHDNNKGYGGNQKTCYQYALDLGADIVIMVHPDYQYTPKLCTAMASLIAEGVYDCVLGSRILGTGALKGGMPLYKYIANRFLTFFQNVMVSHKLSEYHTGYRAFSKRLLETIPLHLNDDDFIFDNQMLAQIIFQDYDIGEITCPTKYMDEASSISLRRSIVYGLGVLKTSLEFRLSKIRLYRSKRFYGIETTTNQQHSNPGA from the coding sequence ATGATTAACGATAAAAAAGTTGTAGTCGTGATGCCTGCATATAATGCGGCTCTCACATTGGAACGAACTTATAAGGAACTGCCTCGGGACGTAGTGGATGAAGTGATTTTGGTAGATGATTGCAGCCGGGATAATACCGCTGAAATCGCTCATCGCATCGGCATCCGCCACATAATCATACACGATAACAATAAAGGCTACGGCGGTAATCAGAAAACCTGTTATCAATACGCCTTAGACTTGGGGGCCGACATTGTAATCATGGTACACCCCGACTACCAATACACCCCTAAGCTGTGCACAGCTATGGCATCGCTTATTGCTGAAGGTGTTTATGATTGCGTGTTAGGTTCGCGTATTTTAGGTACTGGAGCCCTCAAAGGAGGCATGCCTCTCTATAAATATATAGCTAACCGGTTTCTCACTTTTTTTCAAAATGTTATGGTGTCGCATAAATTATCTGAGTACCACACCGGATATCGCGCTTTTTCTAAGCGCTTATTGGAAACCATCCCCCTACACCTCAATGATGATGATTTTATTTTTGATAATCAAATGCTGGCACAAATCATTTTCCAGGATTACGACATCGGTGAAATCACGTGTCCGACCAAATACATGGACGAAGCCTCCTCTATCAGTTTGCGACGATCCATTGTTTACGGTTTAGGTGTATTAAAAACTTCACTGGAATTTCGTCTGAGCAAAATTCGGCTGTATCGATCCAAGAGATTCTACGGAATTGAAACCACGACGAATCAACAACATTCCAATCCCGGAGCGTAA
- a CDS encoding MFS transporter has product MPDPVANTPHSWAESLSVYRKPKVLALLFLGFSAGLPFLLVFATLITWLKTAKLDIAIIGYFSWIGITYSIKIFWAPFVDKWHTPFHKLGHRRGWMLLAQVGIATGLILMSLTNPLDHPYEMACFALLVAFSSATQDISIDAYRIEAAAPEYQAAMASMYILGYRLAVLTSGAGALFLAEDLSWSASYMIMAACVSVGMITVFLLREPEARDQERQIMPRQLVVGHFQTITRSLKSPLLQQGFKVFSVLGLGIFLLFFQVILLVFFIIFPVAVGNAILGLVFDARLFDTEQLFIHYNTLLTALTTIAIVSTAVVLARQKHEPFKTLSDWTMGAVIGPFVDFFYRFGIIIAVMVLALIAIYRISDIFMASMAYALYVDLGFDLKEIASITKVFGFVMTIIGAALGGILVMRYGVMRPLLVGAVMVAITTLLFALLATKGESIVWLAIVIMGDNISAGLAQSAFIAYLSALVNKSYTATQYALFSSLMTLLGKFLSGFSGEIVKADGYVYFFIYASIIGIPTILLIIALMMKKHVPEQVQRSS; this is encoded by the coding sequence TTGCCTGATCCGGTAGCCAACACCCCCCATTCGTGGGCAGAATCTTTAAGTGTATATCGCAAACCTAAAGTTTTAGCTCTATTGTTTCTGGGCTTTTCCGCGGGACTCCCGTTCCTTTTGGTTTTCGCCACGCTGATTACCTGGCTGAAAACCGCCAAGCTGGATATCGCCATTATTGGCTATTTCAGCTGGATTGGAATCACTTATTCCATCAAGATATTCTGGGCTCCCTTTGTCGACAAATGGCATACCCCGTTTCACAAATTGGGGCACAGACGCGGCTGGATGCTTTTGGCTCAAGTGGGCATTGCCACCGGGCTCATACTCATGAGCCTTACCAATCCCTTGGACCACCCCTATGAAATGGCCTGTTTTGCCTTATTGGTAGCCTTTTCATCCGCCACCCAGGATATCAGTATCGACGCCTACCGAATCGAAGCGGCCGCACCGGAATATCAAGCTGCCATGGCGTCCATGTACATATTGGGTTATCGTTTGGCAGTCTTAACTTCCGGTGCAGGGGCTCTGTTTTTGGCGGAAGATCTCTCCTGGTCTGCTTCTTATATGATTATGGCAGCCTGTGTCAGCGTTGGGATGATTACGGTATTCCTCCTGCGCGAGCCGGAAGCGCGCGATCAGGAAAGACAAATTATGCCTCGACAGCTGGTCGTGGGTCATTTTCAAACCATTACCCGGTCACTCAAGTCTCCCTTGCTGCAACAGGGATTTAAAGTTTTCAGTGTATTGGGCTTGGGAATATTTTTATTGTTCTTTCAAGTTATTTTGTTGGTGTTTTTTATCATTTTTCCGGTCGCTGTGGGTAACGCCATTCTGGGCCTGGTTTTCGATGCACGACTGTTTGACACCGAGCAATTATTCATCCACTACAATACTTTGTTAACCGCTTTAACCACCATCGCTATTGTGTCAACGGCTGTGGTCCTAGCCCGTCAAAAACACGAACCGTTCAAAACCCTGAGCGACTGGACCATGGGCGCGGTTATCGGGCCGTTTGTGGACTTTTTCTATCGATTCGGCATTATAATCGCCGTCATGGTATTGGCATTGATTGCTATCTACCGAATCAGCGATATTTTTATGGCCTCAATGGCCTATGCACTATATGTAGATCTGGGTTTCGATCTGAAAGAAATCGCCAGCATTACTAAAGTCTTCGGTTTTGTCATGACCATTATAGGCGCAGCGCTGGGAGGTATACTGGTAATGCGCTACGGGGTAATGCGACCCTTATTGGTGGGCGCTGTTATGGTTGCTATCACAACCCTGTTGTTTGCCCTGTTGGCCACTAAGGGCGAAAGCATCGTTTGGCTTGCTATTGTTATCATGGGAGATAATATCAGCGCGGGCTTGGCCCAATCCGCATTTATTGCGTATTTATCGGCACTGGTAAATAAGTCCTATACAGCCACTCAGTACGCCCTGTTCAGCTCCCTCATGACTTTACTGGGAAAATTTCTCAGTGGCTTTTCCGGCGAGATCGTCAAAGCGGACGGCTATGTCTACTTTTTCATTTATGCCTCTATAATCGGAATCCCCACCATATTGCTCATCATCGCTTTAATGATGAAAAAACATGTGCCGGAACAAGTGCAAAGGTCGAGTTGA